One genomic region from Motacilla alba alba isolate MOTALB_02 chromosome 5, Motacilla_alba_V1.0_pri, whole genome shotgun sequence encodes:
- the PTDSS2 gene encoding phosphatidylserine synthase 2 isoform X2: MENGRAHTLTVLFILTCALGYVTLLEETPQDTAYNTKRGIVASILVFLCFGVTQAKDGPFSRPHPAYWRFWLCVSVVYELFLIFILFQTVQDGRQFMKYIDPHLGVPLPERDYGGNCLIYDPGNATDPFHNIWDKLDGFVPAHFFGWYLKTLMIRDWWMCMIISVMFEFLEYSLEHQLPNFSECWWDHWIMDVILCNGLGIYCGMKTLSWLSLKTYKWQGLWNIPTYKGKMKRIVFQFTPYSWVKFEWKPASSLRRWLAVCGIIFVFLLAELNTFYLKFVLWMPPEHYLVLLRLVFFVNVGGVAMREIYDFMDDPKFHKKLGQQAWLVAAITATEFLIVVKYDPYTLTLSLPFYITQCWILGIILVLTWTAWRFFIRDITLRYKEIRRQKQEHRHEKDKCLSNGDGHSALLDEPSGNKLRERKL; this comes from the exons AGGAATCGTCGccagtattttggttttcttgtgttttggggtGACACAAGCTAAAGATGGACCATTCTCAAGACCTCACCCAG CCTACTGGAGGTTTTGGCTGTGTGTCAGCGTGGTCTATGAgctcttcctcatcttcatcctcttcCAG ACCGTGCAGGACGGGAGGCAGTTCATGAAGTACATCGACCCCCATCTGGGGGTTCCTCTGCCTGAGAGAGACTACGGGGGCAACTGCCTGATTTATGACCCTGGCAATGCAACCGATCCCTTCCACAACATCTGG GACAAGCTGGATGGATTTGTTCCTGCTCACTTTTTTGGGTGGTACCTGAAG aCTCTGATGATTCGGGACTGGTGGATGTGCATGATCATCAGCGTCATGTTTGAGTTCCTGGAGTACAGCCTGGAGCACCAGCTCCCAAACTTCAGTGAATGCTGGTGGGATCAC TGGATAATGGATGTGATCTTATGTAACGGGTTAGGAATTTACTGCGGGATGAAGACCCTGTCCTGGCTTTCCTTGAAAACCTACAAGTGGCAAGGGCTCTGGAACATTCCAACCTACAA agGCAAGATGAAGAGGATCGTGTTCCAGTTCACCCCCTACAGCTGGGTGAAGTTCGAGTGGAAGCCGGCCTCCAGCCTGCGCAGGTGGCTCGCCGTCTGTGGCATCATCTTCGTG TTTTTATTGGCAGAGCTGAACACGTTTTACCTGAAGTTTGTGCTGTGGATGCCCCCTGAACACTACTTGGTGCTGCTACGCCTGGTGTTTTTTGTCAACGTGGGAGGAGTGGCCATGAGGGAGATCTACGACTTCATGGACGACCC GAAGTTCCACAAGAAGCTGGGCCAGCAGGCCTGGCTGGTTGCTGCTATTACTGCCACGGAGTTCCTGATCGTCGTCAAGTACGATCCCTACACGCTcaccctctccctgcccttctACATCACCCAGTGCTGGATCCTGGGGATTATCCTGGTGCTCACCTGGACAGCCTGGCGCTTCTTCATCCG GGACATCACCCTGCGGTACAAGGAGATCCGGCGGCAgaagcaggagcacaggcacGAGAAGGACAAATGCCTGAGCAACGGGGACGGACACTCAGCCCTGCTGGATGAGCCCAGCGGGAACAAGCTCCGCGAGAGGAAGCTCTGA